In Rhinoraja longicauda isolate Sanriku21f chromosome 6, sRhiLon1.1, whole genome shotgun sequence, the following proteins share a genomic window:
- the sall1a gene encoding sal-like protein 1a isoform X2, with translation MRESSECQQSVNILGVWSEVRSVCVRQVRTSLGGQAGRHAKNGDAHVCGHCCAEFFELPDFLHHKKNCTKKQLVLIVNENPAAPSAAPSPQSPAHPVEEEIEGAADNASPVDCNELVESSKELDREVLMELDASSSNVSSTNSSNNHSNNTSSNYPTMGSSAVTTPLPHIGDITALGNFSMLNSNVIIENLQSTKVAVAQFSQETRTNSSSSGKIAVPALMEQLLALQHQQIHQLQLIEQIRHQIILLASQSPDAPSVVNSSPGTLGAAVNPLTTLSSHLSQQLAAAAGLAQSIASQSASISGGNQVHLPQCSPGSSGGAEPRSPSPQADAAPALPSAGGQPSESAPAGSAAVCGSRLSVSAPAALGIGGLLGKLSASLLPQPSAPAPLFSGALSGIEAATSGTLGSLAALAGARTGNPPNVVVFEAKSGSDEAFFKHKCRFCAKVFGSDSALQIHLRSHTGERPYKCNICGNRFSTKGNLKVHFQRHRDKYPHIHMNPYPVPEHLDNVPTNTGIPYGMSVPPEKPISSWLDTKPLLPTLSASVGLPLPSTVSGLPAAIIKSEECPPISLNQSSCSPPGSVRSDAAATEPSVKSARDLDEVEYDGSPTSNDKPDDRVQSLQSAVPVSSSASDSGLSTTSAFTAPLGPLASEQFNSQFPFGGLLDSLQMSETSKLQQLVENIDRKMADPNQCVICHRVLSCHSALKMHYRTHTGERPFKCKVCGRAFTTKGNLKTHYSVHRAVPPLRVQHSCPICQKKFTNAVVLQQHIRMHMGGQIPNTPVSDNYPESMESDTTMSFEDKNFEDMDDYSDENMEDGPDSSVPDAPMSAKASRGSLSPSPLPSEMSSIAALEHQMKMINAGLVEQLQASLRSVENGSADCDLATSDSFSMVGDGESQSIGSPAISESTSSLRALSPSNSNADSRRSKSPGSEERQHHRPLLLDASNSVSPATTNGGALDLTSSNAERADKDDALSLLFPGRDRGKLRNTSCDICGKAFACQSALDIHYRSHTKERPYICTACNRGFSTKGNLKQHMLTHQMRDLPAQLFEANSSTLMPAANPSSTAPAALTLTSLIKTEVNGFMHGCPLDCKNLPASLIPSGALPTSAVSPVLSAQQRRTPKQHYCNACGKTFSSSSALQIHERTHTGEKPFACTICGRAFTTKGNLKVHMGTHMWNSAPARRGRRLSVDGPMAFLGGNPIKFTEMFQKDLAVRARDGDPSSFWNQYAAALTNGLAMKTNEISVIQNGGLPPNVASLGNGGSSPVGGLTGSMDKLHSAVAGTPLAGLEKISATENGTNHRFTHLVGESKEMVLS, from the exons GAACGTCACTGGGCGGCCAAGCAGGGCGGCACGCCAAGAATGGGGATGCTCACGTCTGTGGCCATTGCTGTGCAGAGTTCTTCGAGCTGCCTGATTTCCTCCATCACAAGAAGAATTGCACTAAGAAACAACTGGTTCTGATTGTAAATGAAAATCCAGCCGCCCCTTCGGCAGCCCCCTCCCCGCAATCTCCCGCCCACCCCGTTGAGGAAGAGATCGAGGGAGCAGCGGACAACGCGAGCCCAGTCGACTGCAATGAGCTTGTAGAGAGCAGCAAGGAACTTGACCGGGAAGTACTCATGGAGCTGGACGCTAGCAGCAGTAACGTCAGCAGTACTAACAGTAGTAATAACCACAGTAATAATACAAGCAGTAATTATCCCACAATGGGAAGCTCGGCTGTCACAACACCTCTACCTCATATAGGTGATATCACAGCTCTGGGGAACTTCTCCATGTTGAATAGTAATGTGATCATTGAAAATCTTCAAAGTACAAAAGTGGCAGTTGCCCAGTTCTCCCAGGAAACCAGGACTAACAGTTCGTCGAGTGGTAAGATTGCAGTCCCAGCACTGATGGAACAGCTCTTGGCTCTTCAGCATCAACAGATCCATCAGCTGCAGCTTATTGAACAAATCCGCCACCAGATTATCTTGTTGGCTTCTCAAAGCCCCGACGCCCCGTCGGTGGTCAACTCTTCCCCGGGTACTTTAGGAGCTGCTGTTAACCCATTGACTACACTTAGTTCGCATCTATCTCAGCAACTTGCTGCCGCGGCTGGACTTGCCCAGAGTATCGCCAGTCAGTCTGCCAGCATCAGTGGTGGGAATCAAGTACATCTACCTCAGTGCAGTCCtgggagcagcggcggcgccgaGCCTCGCAGTCCTTCCCCGCAGGCCGACGCCGCCCCTGCGTTGCCGAGCGCCGGCGGCCAGCCCTCCGAGAGCGCGCCCGCGGGTTCCGCCGCCGTCTGCGGCTCTCGCCTCTCCGTCTCCGCCCCCGCCGCCCTGGGGATCGGCGGTCTGCTCGGCAAGTTGTCCGCCTCACTGCTACCTCAGCCCTCCGCGCCCGCGCCCCTGTTTTCCGGCGCTCTCTCAGGCATCGAAGCGGCGACTTCAGGGACCCTCGGCTCGCTGGCCGCCCTGGCGGGCGCGCGGACGGGCAATCCCCCCAACGTGGTGGTGTTTGAGGCGAAGAGCGGCTCCGACGAGGCTTTCTTCAAGCACAAGTGTCGCTTCTGTGCGAAAGTGTTTGGAAGCGACAGTGCCTTACAGATCCACCTGCGCTCCCACACAGGTGAGCGGCCGTACAAGTGCAACATCTGTGGCAACCGCTTCTCCACCAAGGGCAACCTGAAGGTTCACTTCCAGAGGCACAGGGATAAGTACCCTCACATTCACATGAACCCTTACCCCGTTCCCGAACACTTGGACAACGTCCCGACCAACACAGGGATCCCCTATGGGATGTCTGTCCCCCCCGAGAAGCCAATAAGCAGCTGGCTGGACACCAAGCCGCTGTTGCCGACGCTGTCCGCGTCCGTCGGCCTGCCTCTCCCGTCCACGGTATCGGGGCTGCCCGCCGCCATCATCAAGTCGGAGGAGTGTCCGCCCATCTCGCTCAACCAGTCTTCTTGCAGCCCGCCCGGATCGGTCCGGAGCGACGCGGCAGCCACGGAGCCCTCGGTGAAAAGCGCCCGCGATTTGGATGAGGTGGAATACGATGGCTCACCTACCTCAAACGATAAGCCCGATGACCGCGTACAGTCGCTGCAGTCGGCCGTGCCCGTCAGCTCCAGCGCCTCGGACTCGGGACTGAGCACCACCTCGGCTTTCACCGCGCCGCTCGGCCCGCTCGCGTCCGAGCAGTTCAACTCTCAGTTTCCCTTTGGTGGCCTCCTGGACTCCCTGCAGATGTCGGAAACATCCAAGCTGCAGCAGCTGGTCGAGAACATCGACCGCAAGATGGCGGACCCCAACCAGTGCGTGATTTGCCACCGGGTGCTGAGCTGCCACAGCGCGCTGAAGATGCACTACCGCACGCACACGGGCGAGAGGCCCTTCAAGTGCAAGGTCTGTGGCCGTGCCTTCACCACCAAGGGCAACCTGAAGACCCACTACAGCGTGCACCGCGCCGTGCCGCCCCTGCGCGTCCAGCACTCCTGCCCCATCTGCCAGAAGAAGTTCACCAACGCAGTGGTACTGCAGCAGCACATCCGCATGCACATGGGCGGCCAGATCCCCAACACCCCCGTCTCCGACAACTACCCCGAGTCCATGGAGTCCGACACCACCATGTCCTTCGAAGACAAGAATTTCGAAGACATGGATGACTACTCGGACGAGAACATGGAGGACGGGCCGGACAGCAGCGTCCCGGATGCGCCCATGTCCGCCAAGGCTTCCCGCGGCagcctctccccgtcccccttgCCGTCGGAGATGTCCAGCATCGCTGCGCTGGAGCATCAGATGAAGATGATCAACGCCGGCCTGGTGGAGCAGCTCCAAGCCAGCCTGCGCTCGGTGGAGAACGGGTCGGCCGACTGCGACCTAGCGACCAGCGACTCCTTCTCGATGGTCGGAGACGGGGAGAGCCAAAGTATTGGAAGTCCTGCCATTTCAGAATCTACCTCTTCCTTGCGGGCTCTATCCCCGAGCAACAGCAACGCGGACAGCCGCAGGTCCAAGTCTCCGGGCAGCGAGGAGAGGCAGCACCACAGGCCTTTGCTATTGGACGCGTCCAACTCGGTGTCCCCCGCCACCACCAATGGCGGCGCCTTGGACCTGACCTCCAGCAACGCCGAGCGGGCGGACAAGGATGACGCTCTGAGCCTGCTGTTTCCCGGCCGAGACCGCGGCAAGTTGAGGAACACATCTTGCGATATCTGTGGCAAAGCCTTTGCTTGCCAGAGTGCCTTGGACATTCACTACAGAAGCCATACCAAAGAGCGCCCGTACATTTGCACAGCATGCAATCGTGGTTTCTCCACCAAGGGCAACCTGAAGCAGCACATGTTGACACATCAGATGCGGGACCTCCCGGCTCAGTTGTTCGAGGCCAACAGCTCCACCCTGATGCCCGCCGCCAACCCCAGCTCCACCGCCCCGGCCGCCCTCACGCTGACGTCCTTAATCAAAACCGAGGTCAATGGCTTCATGCACGGGTGTCCCCTGGACTGCAAGAACCTACCCGCCAGCCTTATCCCATCCGGGGCACTGCCCACGTCCGCTGTCTCGCCGGTCCTGTCAGCGCAGCAGAGAAGGACTCCAAAGCAACATTACTGCAATGCCTGCGGGAAAACCTTCTCCTCGTCCAGCGCTCTCCAAATACACGAGAGGACGCACACGGGAGAGAAACCGTTTGCCTGTACGATATGTGGCCGGGCCTTCACCACCAAAGGCAATCTGAAG GTTCACATGGGGACGCACATGTGGAACAGTGCCCCCGCGAGGCGAGGGAGGCGACTTTCGGTGGATGGTCCCATGGCATTTCTGGGCGGCAATCCTATTAAATTCACCGAAATGTTCCAGAAGGATTTAGCAGTGAGGGCTCGCGACGGAGACCCTTCGTCGTTTTGGAACCAGTACGCGGCGGCCCTGACCAACGGCTTGGCGATGAAGACCAACGAGATATCCGTGATTCAGAATGGCGGGCTCCCCCCGAACGTTGCCAGTCTGGGCAACGGCGGCAGTTCGCCCGTCGGCGGCTTAACGGGGAGCATGGACAAACTTCACAGTGCGGTCGCAGGTACACCTCTAGCTGGTCTGGAGAAGATATCGGCCACTGAAAACGGGACCAACCACAGATTCACCCATTTGGTGGGGGAAAGCAAAGAAATGGTATTGAGCTAA